TGTTCCAGTCCTATGCGCTCTATCCACATATGACCGTGGAAGAAAACCTCACCTATAGCCTGCGTATGCGGGGTGTTGCAAAAGCGGAGGCGAAGAAGGCGGCCGAGGAGGTTGCGGCCACCACGGGCCTTTCGCATCTGCTGGAACGCTATCCGCGTGAACTCTCCGGTGGCCAGCGCCAACGCGTTGCCATGAGCCGCGCCATCATCCGCCACCCAAAGGCCTTCCTCTTCGACGAACCTCTGTCCAACCTTGATGCGGCGCTACGTGTCCATATGCGTAAGGAGATCCGCTCGCTACACGATCGTCTGCATGCGACCTCGGTTTACGTGACGCACGACCAGATCGAGGCGATGACCATGGCCGATCATGTCGTCGTCATGCGTGATGGGATCATCGAGCAGCAGGGCCGGCCGCTCGACCTCTACGACAAGCCCGTCAACAAATTCGTCGCCGGTTTCATCGGTTCACCTGCAATGAACTTCATACCGGCAATCGTCGGCGAGGATGGCAAGAGCCTGACGCTCGATCTCGGTTCGGTGAGGCCGCAGATTTCTATAGACCATCAGCTCCAGCCCAGCCGGAGCGTCACAGCCGGCATCCGCCCGGAGCATATCGGCATTACCGGTCAAGGGCAGGGGAGTTTTGATGTTCCGGTTGACGTGGTCGAATCCACGGGGTCTTCGACCTTCATCACCGCCGCAACGACCCCTGAACTGACTATCGTCGAAACAGGCAGGGGAACGGTTCAGCCGGGCCAGACGATTGGTATGACAGTCGATCCGGTGCAGGTGCATCTCTTCGATGAGGCGAGCGGCGTCAGAATTTGAGATCCGGCTTCTGCCGGATCAGTTCCCGCAGCGATTAGCTGCGGGATATTGCCGTTCTTATCGAGCGAGCGAGGCCGGCGTAGCTTGCTTGGCTGCCACCTCTGTATCACGAGCCTGTTCGCTGGAATTTGCCCACATGGCGACAGCAAGTCCTGCGACGATAAAGTAGGGGAGTTTGCTTGAAAGCCTGAGCTTGCCGGAAACGGCATTGCCGCGGGTGCATTCAAAGCCGGACATTTCTGGGGTCATCAGTACCTGTCTCGTGTGAATATCACGCCGTGAATATAGTGTATCCGGCGATTCGAATGAACCCCCAGATCAGGGGATATATAAAGGGTTGTTGAAAAAGAGCAGTTCAATGGCCCGCTGGTCCGCTCGATCCTTCATCGAGATTGATCTTGCGCAGGATGAAGGCGAGCGGCAGCACGGCGAGCGAGAGCCACATGAGCGTGTGGAAAACGTCGATATAGGCGAGATAGCTCGCCTGGATCTGCACCTGCTGGCCGATCCAGCCCATGGCTTGCGATTGTGCGTCGACGGCTCCCGCACCTCTGTCGGCAAAATATTGCGTCGCGCCCTGCAATGCGTGATTGTAGGCCGGATCGGAGGGGATGATATGTTCGACCAGCCGGCTTTGGTGCCACTGCTCCCGATGGGCAAGCACGTTTGATGCGATGCAAACGCCGATCGAGCCACCGGTGTTGCGCGCCGCATTGATGAGAGCAGAAGCCTGATCCGTCTGATCGGGCCTCAAGCCATCATAGGAGGCAGAAGTCATCGGAATGAAGATCAGCGGTAGACCCAAGCCGAGATAGATGCGCGACCAGACGAAGAAGCCGAAGTTCAGGTCGGCATTGAGCCGCGTCATATCATACATAGCGAACGCAATAATCGCAGTGCCGATAGCGATCAGATATTTTGGCTGAACCTTGTTGGAGATCCGCCCCGCTACGAACATCATGAACATCGTGACCAGGCCGCCGGGCGAAAGTGCCAGCCCGGCCCAAGTCGCCGTATAACCGAAATTCTGCTGCAGGACCTGCGGAATGAACTGGGTCGTGGCAATCAGGATCGCCCCGGTCGCAAGCATGACGATGAAACAGGAGCCGAATTGCCGACTTGCCAGCAAGCGTACGTCAACGACCGGGTTGGTTGTGTTCATCAGCCATGGGATGGAGAGAGCAAGGGCGGCAACGCAGACTGCAGTCATCGTGACAACAAAATTGGAATCGAACCAGTCTTCCGTCTGGCCGCGATCGAGAACCAGTTCCAATGCGCCGAGAAAGGTCGCGACCAGGAGGAAGCCGACAATATCAAACCGCACGCCTTGTTTGCGCATGTTTGCCCGCTCCTGCCGCAGTGAATCCGGTTCGTTGACGAGGAAATAGACGAGGACGAAGGCGAAGAGGCCGACCGGCCCATTGATCAGGAAGCACCAGTGCCAGGAGAAATTGTCAGAGAGATAGCCGCCGAGCGTTGGCCCGATGACAGGGGCCACGACCACGGCGACGCCGAAAAGGGCAAAGGCCTGGCCACGCTTCGACGGCGGGAATGAGTCGGCCAGGATCGATTGAGAGATCGGCACCATGCCACCGCCGGCGAAGCCTTGGATCATGCGGAATATCAGCAGGGATTGCAGGTTCCAGGCAAGGCCGCAACAGATGGAAGCAACCGTAAATGTCGCAAGACAGAGCAGGTAGAAACGTCGCCCCCCGTCACGCTTGGCGATGAAGCTGCTGGCGACGAGAATGATGGCGTTGGAAACGAGATAGGTCGTGATGACCCATGATGCCTCGTCGGCGCTGACGGCAAGACCGCCGGAGATGTAGCGCAGCGCCACATTGGCAATCGTCGTATCCAGAACCTCCATGAAGGTGGCGAGCGAAACGACAAGTGCGATCAGCCATGGATTGGCAATCCTGGCACCCGATGTCGGGGTGCCATCCGCTGTTGCGGCATCACTCATGTCAGTTCCTCGGGCGCACGGTTACCGTCGGCACCACGGACATGCCGGGGCCGATCGCCACATCCTTCGGCCAGTTGTCGATGACGATCTTGACCGGAACGCGCTGGGTCACCTTCACATAATTGCCGGTGGCGTTTTCCGCTGGAAGCAGCGAGAAGGCTGTGCCCGAACCGGGCTGAACGGAATCGACGCGACCATGAAGGACGTGATCCGGATAGGCATCGATCGTCACATCCACAGGCTGATCCGGTCGCATATCCGTCAATTGGGTTTCCTTGAAATTGGCCGTCACCCAGATTTCATCGGGTACGAACATGGAGACTGCCTGTCCCGCCTGAATATATTGCCCTTTCGAGCCGCTGAGCTTCACGATGCGGCCGGGCTGGGCGGCCGTGATCGTCGTGTAGCTCAGGTTCTGTTCGGCGGCTTCGACCTGGGCTTCGGCCTGATGCAGGCCGGCGACAGCGCTTGCTCGTTGCGCTTCCGCGGCCGCCTTGTTCTTGATGGCCGAGGTGACGCTTGCCTGCGCTTGAGCGGTACTTGCCTTG
The window above is part of the Rhizobium sp. WYJ-E13 genome. Proteins encoded here:
- a CDS encoding ABC transporter ATP-binding protein; the protein is MTPQIELAGVNKYYGAFHALKNIDLSIAKGTFVALVGPSGCGKSTLLRSLAGLETISDGSLKIAGELMNGVPPRKRDVAMVFQSYALYPHMTVEENLTYSLRMRGVAKAEAKKAAEEVAATTGLSHLLERYPRELSGGQRQRVAMSRAIIRHPKAFLFDEPLSNLDAALRVHMRKEIRSLHDRLHATSVYVTHDQIEAMTMADHVVVMRDGIIEQQGRPLDLYDKPVNKFVAGFIGSPAMNFIPAIVGEDGKSLTLDLGSVRPQISIDHQLQPSRSVTAGIRPEHIGITGQGQGSFDVPVDVVESTGSSTFITAATTPELTIVETGRGTVQPGQTIGMTVDPVQVHLFDEASGVRI
- a CDS encoding DHA2 family efflux MFS transporter permease subunit translates to MSDAATADGTPTSGARIANPWLIALVVSLATFMEVLDTTIANVALRYISGGLAVSADEASWVITTYLVSNAIILVASSFIAKRDGGRRFYLLCLATFTVASICCGLAWNLQSLLIFRMIQGFAGGGMVPISQSILADSFPPSKRGQAFALFGVAVVVAPVIGPTLGGYLSDNFSWHWCFLINGPVGLFAFVLVYFLVNEPDSLRQERANMRKQGVRFDIVGFLLVATFLGALELVLDRGQTEDWFDSNFVVTMTAVCVAALALSIPWLMNTTNPVVDVRLLASRQFGSCFIVMLATGAILIATTQFIPQVLQQNFGYTATWAGLALSPGGLVTMFMMFVAGRISNKVQPKYLIAIGTAIIAFAMYDMTRLNADLNFGFFVWSRIYLGLGLPLIFIPMTSASYDGLRPDQTDQASALINAARNTGGSIGVCIASNVLAHREQWHQSRLVEHIIPSDPAYNHALQGATQYFADRGAGAVDAQSQAMGWIGQQVQIQASYLAYIDVFHTLMWLSLAVLPLAFILRKINLDEGSSGPAGH
- a CDS encoding HlyD family secretion protein, whose product is MIRRHPVATLLIVLALIVLAVTGYFIWLIYFHPYETTDDAFVDARSFSVAAKVSGYVSDVPVSDNQHVDAGAVIAKIDPRDYQIALDQAHGQVGVAKAAISSAEAQIAAAAAAIDEAKAQQTSAEAALQYAQDENDRQQQLVKSGAGSEQAAQQAASTLRQDKASTAQAQASVTSAIKNKAAAEAQRASAVAGLHQAEAQVEAAEQNLSYTTITAAQPGRIVKLSGSKGQYIQAGQAVSMFVPDEIWVTANFKETQLTDMRPDQPVDVTIDAYPDHVLHGRVDSVQPGSGTAFSLLPAENATGNYVKVTQRVPVKIVIDNWPKDVAIGPGMSVVPTVTVRPRN